Proteins from a single region of Penaeus monodon isolate SGIC_2016 chromosome 12, NSTDA_Pmon_1, whole genome shotgun sequence:
- the LOC119579758 gene encoding glycine-rich cell wall structural protein 1.8-like, which translates to MSFARVLVAMAVLGLTSSAPSPSVLDQGFARGSASAGGNAGARGASSLTAGAVGGSGAAGGFGAGFGGDLTSLLPFLESDFDLFEAPEFDLEPEDLFFSQLAGLGGRFGPLGGVGGGLGGRTGGPSQQGATAGGRGGRAEGGLGQQGATTGLGQQGATAGLGQQGATTGFGQQGAMGGAFGQFGGLGPLGFFDGEEFLDYEDLLFSSLF; encoded by the exons ATGTCTTTTGCCAGAGTTCTGGTG GCGATGGCGGTGCTGGGGCTGACCTCGAGTGCCCCCAGCCCGAGCGTCCTCGACCAGGGCTTCGCACGAGGAAGTGCCAGCGCCGGAGGGAATGCGGGCGCCCGCGGGGCGTCGTCTCTCACTGCTGGCGCCGTTGGGGGCTCGGGCGCTGCTGGAGGATTCGGCGCAGGATTCGGAGGAGACCTGACTTCTCTCCTGCCCTTCCTCGAGAGCGATTTTGATCTGTTCGAGGCACCGGAGTTCGATCTAGAGCCTGAGGACCTGTTCTTCAGTCAGCTTGCAGGTCTGGGAGGAAGATTCGGCCCGCTcggtggagtgggagggggacTCGGAGGAAGAACGGGAGGACCTAGCCAGCAAGGAGCAACGGCAGGAGGACGCGGGGGAAGAGCTGAGGGAGGACTCGGCCAGCAGGGAGCAACAACAGGATTGGGCCAGCAGGGAGCAACAGCAGGATTGGGCCAGCAGGGAGCAACAACAGGATTCGGCCAGCAAGGAGCAATGGGAGGAGCATTTGGCCAGTTCGGAGGACTCGGCCCACTGGGATTCTTCGATGGCGAGGAATTCCTGGACTACGAggaccttctcttttcctccctgttCTGA